CGGGGGAGTGGGCCGCGCCCTCCTCGACAACATCAGGGAAGCCGGCTACACCGGCCGGCTGCACGCCGTGAACAGCGGCTTCCCCGCAGACCTGACGGACCTCGACGGCGTCCCCGCGCACCGCTCCGTGCGCGACATCGAGGACCCCGTGGACCTCGCCGTCGTCGCCGTCCCCGCCGACCGGGTCCCCGACGTCGTCACCGAGTGCGGCGAGCACGGCGTGCAGGGCGTGGTCGTCGTCTCCGCCGGATACGCCGAGAGCGGCTCCGAAGGGCGCGAGCGCCAGCGCGCCCTGGTCCGCCGCGCCCGCACCTACGGCATGCGCATCGTCGGACCCAACGCCTTCGGCCTCATCAACACCGCCGCCGACGTACGCCTCAACGCCTCGCTCGCCCCCGAGATGCCCCGCCCGGGACGGATCGGCCTGTTCGCCCAGTCGGGCGCCATCGGCATCGCCCTCCTCTCCCGGCTGCACCGGCGCGGCGGCGGCGTCACCGGCGACACCGGCGTCTCCACCTTCGTCTCCGCAGGCAACCGCGCGGACGTCTCGGGCAACGACGTCCTCCAGTACTGGTACGACGACCCCGACACCGACGTCGTCCTCATGTACCTGGAGTCCATCGGCAACGCCCGCAAGTTCACCCGCCTCGCCCGCCGCACCGCCGCCGCCAAACCCCTCGTCGTCGTGCAGAGCGCGGGCTCCGCGCCCCAGGGCCACGCCGTGCGCGCCACCCGGCTCCCGCCCGCCACCGTCACCGAACTCCTCCGCCAGGCCGGCGTGATCCGGGTCGACACCATCACCGAACTCGTCGACACCGGCCTGCTGCTCGCCCGCCAGCCCCTGCCGCCCGGCCCCCGGGTCGCCATCCTCGGCAACTCCGAGTCCCTCGGACTGCTCACCTACGACGCCTGCCTCTCCGAGGGGCTGCGCCCCGCCCGCCCCCTCGACCTGACCACCGCCGCGAGCGCCGCCGACTTCCACGCCGCCCTGCTGCGCGCCCTCGACGACGACTCCTGCGACGCCGTGATCGTCACCGCGATCCCGGCGATCGGCGAGGTCCCGGTCGCCGACGCCGAACTGGCCGAGGCCCTGCGGTCCGCCGCCGCGCGGGTCCCCGGCAAGCCCGTCCTCGTCGTCCACGTCGAACTCGGCGGCCTCGCCGAGGCGCTCTCCGCCGCCGCCAGCACCGCCCCCGCGCCCGACCCGAGGGCCCCGGGCGCCCGCAGGCTGCGCCCCTCCCAGCAGCTCCCGCCGCCCGCCCCCGCCCCGCAGCCGCCCGCCGAGACCGTCCCCCGCCTCATCCCCGCCTTCCCGGCCGCCGAACGCGCCGTCCGCGCCCTCGCCGAAGCCGTGAAGTACGCCCAGTGGCGGCGCGACACCGCCGAGCCCGGCAAGGTCCCCGAGCACGACGACATCGACGAGAAGGGCGCCGCCCGCCTGATCGACCGGCTGCTCGCCCGCGGCCAGGGCCTCACCCTCGGCACCGAGGAGACCCGCGAACTGCTCGGCCGCTACGGCATCGCCGTCCGCTCCGCCACCCCCGCCTTCACCCCGGACGACGCCGCCAGGGCCGCCGCCGCCCTCGGCTACCCCGTCGCCCTCAAGGCCACCGCACCCCATCTGCGCCACCGCGCCGACCTGGGCGGCGTCCGGCTCGACCTCACCGACGAGGAGCAACTGCGCCGGGCCTACGCCGAGTTGTGCGGGCTGTTCGGGAAGCCTGAGGAGCTGCGGCCGGTCGTGCAGGCGATGGCGCCCCGCGGCGTGGACACCGTGGTGCGGGCCGTCATCGACCCGGCCGCGGGCGCCGTCCTCTCCTTCGGCCTCTCCGGAGCCGCCTCCCAGCTCCTCGGCGACACCGCCCACCGCCTGGTCCCGGTGACCGACCGGGAGGCCGCCTCCCTGATCCGCTCGATCCGCACGGCCCCGCTGCTGTTCGGCTGGCGCGGCTCGACGCCCGTCGACACACCCGCCCTGGAGGAACTGCTCCTGCGGGTCTCCCGGCTCGTCCACGACCACCCCGAGATCGTCGCCGTCACCCTGGAACCCGTGGTCGTCGCCCCGCACGCGCTCACCGTGCTGGGCGCCTCGGTCCGGCTCGCACCGCCGCCTGCCCGCGACGACCTCGGACCCCGCACCCTGCCGGCCTACTGACCCGCGCCCGCCCCGAACACCCGCCCATGACCGCCGTGTTCGAGCCCGCGGCGGCCGACCGCACCCGACGCACCGCACCCGCCCGGTCACTCCCAGGCATCCCCCGCCCCTGACTTGGCAGGGCCGCCCCCACCCACGGATTAGGATGGACACCATGGCCAAGACCAGTACGACGACCCAGGGGCTGCGTGCGGCGATCGAGCGCAGTGGCTACTACCCGGCCCTCGTGGCCGAGGCGGTGGAGGCCGCCGTGGGCGGCGAGCCCATCCGGTCGTACCTGGTCCACCAGGAGACGACGTTCGACCAGAACGAGGTGCGCAGGCACGTCACGGTGCTGGTCCTCACCGGCAACCGCTTCATCGTCAGCCACACCGACGAACAGGCCGCCGACAGCACCTCACCGACCCCGTACGCCACCACCTCCACCGAGTCCGTGACGATCGGCCGGATCTCGTCCGTCGTCCTCAGCCGGGTGGTCGCCAACCCCGAGCAGTACGTGCCGGGCACCCTGCCGCGCGAGGTGGTCCTCACCATCGGCTGGGGCGCCGTCTCCCGCATCGACCTCGAACCGGCCGCCTGCGGCGACCCCAACTGCGAGGCGGACCACGGCTACACCGGCAGTTCCACGGCCGACGACCTCAGCCTGCGCGTCAGCGAGGCGGGCGACGGCCCCGACACCGTCCGCGAGGCCCTCACCTTCGCCCAGTCGCTCTCCGAGGCGACCGCGGACGTCACCCGCTGATGGCCCAGCCCGCCTGGGACGACGACCCGCAGCCCCTCGCCCCCGACTCCGCCCCGCTGCCCCAGTACGGCAGCGGCTCCCTCGCCGACCTGCTCCCCACCCTCGCCACCGGCATGGGCGTCCCCGGCCTGCCCGCCGGCATCCGCGAGCTGACCCCCGTCGACCGCGCCTGCGTCTTCCTGATCGACGGGCTCGGCTGGGAGCAGCTGACGGCGCACCCCGACGAGGCGCCGTTCATGACGTCGCTCCTCGCCGGCTCCCGCGGCGGCACCGGCACCCCGCTCACCGCCGGCTTCCCGGCGACCACCGCGACCTCGCTCGCCTCCGTCGGCACCGGACTGCCGCCCGGCGCGCACGGACTGCCCGGCTACACCGTCCGCGACCCGGCCACCGGCGCCCTGATGAACCAGCTCCGCTGGCAGCCGTGGACGGCGCCCGAGGTCTGGCAGCCCTACCCCACCGTCTTCCGGCTCGCCGAGGACGCGGGCGTGCACGCCGCCCAGGTGTCGTCGCCGACCTTCCAGAACACCCCGCTCACCAAGGTCGCGCTCAGCGGCGGCATCTTCCGCGGCAGGCTCACCGGCGAGGAGCGCATGGACCTCGCCGCCGAGGAACTGGCCGCGGGCGACCGCTCCCTCGTCTACACGTACTACGCCGAACTGGACGGCGCGGGACACCGCTTCGGCGTCGCCTCCGACACCTGGCGCGGCCAGCTCATGTACGTCGACCGGCTGGTCCAGCGGCTCGCCGAGCAACTGCCGCCGCGCAGCGCCCTGTACGTCACCGCCGACCACGGCATGATCGACGTCCCGTTCGACGAGGACCACCGCATCGACTTCGACGCCGACTGGGAACTGCGCGCGGGCGTCGCCCTGCTGGGCGGCGAGGGCAGGGCCCGGCACGTCTACGCGGTGCCCGGTGCCCAGGGCGACGTCCTCGCCTGCTGGCGCGAGGTGCTCGGCGAGCAGTTCTGGGTGGCGTCGAGGGACGAGGCGATCGACGCGGGCTGGTTCGGCCCGCGCGTCGACGAGCGGGTCCGCGGACGGCTCGGCGACGTCGTCGCGGCGGCCAGGGACGACGTGCTGATCATCGCCTCCGAGCGGGAGCCGAAGGAGTCCGCGATGGTCGGCAACCACGGTTCGATGACCCCCGCCGAGCAGTTCGTGCCGCTGCTCGAAGTACGCTCCTGACCCCTCCCTCACCCCTGCCGAAAGGTGCTCACCCCGCCATGCCCGAGCTGGTGTTCTTCTCCGGAACGATGGACTGCGGGAAGTCGACGCTGGCCCTCCAGATAGAGCACAACCGCTCCGCGCGCGGCCTGGTCGGCATGATCCTCACCCGCGACGACCGGGCGGGGGAGGGCAAACTCTCCTCCCGCCTCGGCCTGGTCACCGACGCCGTGGAGGTCAGGGACGACCAGGACCTGTACGTCCATCTCGTCGACCACCTCTCGCAGGGCGGCCGGGCCGACTACGTGATCGCCGACGAGGCGCAGTTCCTCGCCCCGGGACAGGTCGACCAGCTCGCCCGGGTCGTCGACGAGCTGGGCCTCGACGTGTACGCCTTCGGCATCACCACCGACTTCCGCACCAAGCTGTTCCCCGGCTCCCAGCGCCTGGTGGAGCTGGCCGACCGGGTCGAGGTGCTCCAGGTGGAGGCGCTGTGCTGGTGCGGCGCCCGCGCCACCCACAACGCCCGCACGATAGGCGGCCGGATGGTCGTCGAGGGCGCCCAGGTGGTGGTCGGGGACGTCAACCAGCCCGAGGACGTCGGCTACGAGGTGCTGTGCCGCAGGCACCACCGCCGCCGGATGACCGCCGCCGCCTCCCGGGCCGCCGCACTCTCCCCCGACGTCCTGCCCGTCTCGTCCGGCTGATCCGCGCGACCCCGCGTCAGCGCGGGCTCTCCATCAGCGAGAACCGCGCCCCGTCCGGATCGGCGACCAGGGCCACCCGCCCGTGCGCGGAGTCGGCGGCCGGGGTGAGCACCCGCCCGCCCAGCTCCCGCACCCGCGCGACGGACGCGTCCAGGTCCGCCGTCTCGAAGTACGTCATCCAGTGCGGACCGCGCTCCCGGGGCAGCGCGCCGCCCACGCCGTGCAGCCCGGCCACCGGACGCCCCGCCACCTGGAGGGTCACGTAGTCGAGGCCGGCCGGGGCGGCCTCCTCGCGGCTGTAGCCGAAGACCGTCTCGTAGAACTTCACCACGCTCACCGTCTCGAAGGTCACCAGCTCGTTCCAGACCGGGGTGCCCGGCACGCCCGCGAGGTCCGCGCCCAGATGCCGGGCCGCCTGCCAGACGCCGAACACCGCGCCCGCCGGATCGGAGGCGATGGCGAGCCGCCCCGCCTCCGCCGCGTCCAGCGGCCCCACCCCGACCGTGCCACCGCACAGCCGTACCGTCTCCGCCGTCAGATCCACGTCGTCGGAGGCGAGATACGGCGTCCAGGCCACCGGCAGCTGCCGGTCGGGCGGGAGCTGCCCGATGCCGGCCACCTCACGGCCGTCGAGCAGCGCCCGTACGTACGGGCCGAGCTGCTGCGGTCCGGGGCGGAACTCCCAGCCGAACAGCGCCCCGTAGAACTCCTGGGTCGCGGCGATCCCGTGCACCATCAGACTCACCCAGCAGGGCGTGCCGGGCACATGCCCGGCGTGCTGCTCGCCGTTCGGGCCTGACGACCCCCGTGCCTCCGTCATGTCTCTCTCCTCGAACCCCTCGCGGTGGCCGTGTCGCTGCCGCTCTGCGGATCCCCGTGCCGATGCTCGCACTCCCGACCCCACCGCGCCCCCCGGGCACGCCGCTCTCACCACCCCGCGCGCGGTGAACTCCCGGTCCGCGCCCCACCGTACGGTCGCGCGCCCCCGCCGAAAGTGATCGTCTTAGGTACAACAACTGCCCGATTTCGTACACCGTATGACCGGTCCTGTTCGGCGTCGCTGAGTAGCCGGATGACGACGACGCGGCCGTCACCGTGCGCGAGGATGGCGGACATGAACGCCATCCTTTCCGCGACCGAACTCGCGGCTCTGCTCGCGGGTCCGAACCCGCCGGTCCTGCTCGACGTCCGCTGGCAGCTCAGTGGGGCGAAGGCGGCGGGCGAACCACCCTTCGACGGCCGGGCCGCGTACGCCGAGGGACATCTGCCGGGCGCCGTCTACGTCGACCTGGACACGGAACTGGCCTCCGCGCCCGGCGCCGCGGGCCGCCACCCGCTGCCCGACCTCGACGTGTTCGGCGCCGCGATGCGCCGGGCCGGCGTCGCGGTGCGCCGCCCGGTCGTCGTCTACGACGGCGGACAGGGCTGGGCGGCGGCCCGCGCCTGGTGGCTGCTGCGCTGGACCGGCCACCAGGACGTGCGGGTCCTCGACGGCGGGCTGCCCGCCTGGCAGGGGGCGCGCGAGACCTCCACGCCCGCCCCGGCGGAGGGCGACTTCCGGCCGGTTCCGGGCCCCGAAGGGCTCCTGGACGCCGACGCGGCCGCCTCCCTGGCCCGCTCCGGGGTGCTCTTCGACGCGCGCGCGGGGGAGCGGTACCGGGGGGACGTCGAGCCCATCGACCGGGTCGGCGGGCACATCCCCGGCGCGGTGTCGGCGCCGACCGCCGACAACGTGGACCCGGACGGCAGGTTCAGGCCCGCCAGGGAACTCGCCGACCAGTTCAAGGCGCTGGGCGCGACCGACGGCACGCCGGTCG
The sequence above is a segment of the Streptomyces griseoviridis genome. Coding sequences within it:
- a CDS encoding bifunctional acetate--CoA ligase family protein/GNAT family N-acetyltransferase; this encodes MQTASDRHEYPAHWEADVVLRDGGTARVRPITVDDADRLVSFYEQVSDESKYYRFFAPYPRLSAKDVHRFTHHDFVDRVGLAATVGGEFIATVRYDRIDADGMAATAPSDEAEVAFLVQDAHQGRGVASALLEHIAAVARERGIRRFAAEVLPANTKMIKVFTDAGYTQKRSFEDGVVRLEFDLEPTDRSLDVQRAREQRAEGRSVRRLLKPGSVAVIGVGRTPGGVGRALLDNIREAGYTGRLHAVNSGFPADLTDLDGVPAHRSVRDIEDPVDLAVVAVPADRVPDVVTECGEHGVQGVVVVSAGYAESGSEGRERQRALVRRARTYGMRIVGPNAFGLINTAADVRLNASLAPEMPRPGRIGLFAQSGAIGIALLSRLHRRGGGVTGDTGVSTFVSAGNRADVSGNDVLQYWYDDPDTDVVLMYLESIGNARKFTRLARRTAAAKPLVVVQSAGSAPQGHAVRATRLPPATVTELLRQAGVIRVDTITELVDTGLLLARQPLPPGPRVAILGNSESLGLLTYDACLSEGLRPARPLDLTTAASAADFHAALLRALDDDSCDAVIVTAIPAIGEVPVADAELAEALRSAAARVPGKPVLVVHVELGGLAEALSAAASTAPAPDPRAPGARRLRPSQQLPPPAPAPQPPAETVPRLIPAFPAAERAVRALAEAVKYAQWRRDTAEPGKVPEHDDIDEKGAARLIDRLLARGQGLTLGTEETRELLGRYGIAVRSATPAFTPDDAARAAAALGYPVALKATAPHLRHRADLGGVRLDLTDEEQLRRAYAELCGLFGKPEELRPVVQAMAPRGVDTVVRAVIDPAAGAVLSFGLSGAASQLLGDTAHRLVPVTDREAASLIRSIRTAPLLFGWRGSTPVDTPALEELLLRVSRLVHDHPEIVAVTLEPVVVAPHALTVLGASVRLAPPPARDDLGPRTLPAY
- a CDS encoding DUF5998 family protein, which gives rise to MAKTSTTTQGLRAAIERSGYYPALVAEAVEAAVGGEPIRSYLVHQETTFDQNEVRRHVTVLVLTGNRFIVSHTDEQAADSTSPTPYATTSTESVTIGRISSVVLSRVVANPEQYVPGTLPREVVLTIGWGAVSRIDLEPAACGDPNCEADHGYTGSSTADDLSLRVSEAGDGPDTVREALTFAQSLSEATADVTR
- a CDS encoding alkaline phosphatase family protein, which codes for MAQPAWDDDPQPLAPDSAPLPQYGSGSLADLLPTLATGMGVPGLPAGIRELTPVDRACVFLIDGLGWEQLTAHPDEAPFMTSLLAGSRGGTGTPLTAGFPATTATSLASVGTGLPPGAHGLPGYTVRDPATGALMNQLRWQPWTAPEVWQPYPTVFRLAEDAGVHAAQVSSPTFQNTPLTKVALSGGIFRGRLTGEERMDLAAEELAAGDRSLVYTYYAELDGAGHRFGVASDTWRGQLMYVDRLVQRLAEQLPPRSALYVTADHGMIDVPFDEDHRIDFDADWELRAGVALLGGEGRARHVYAVPGAQGDVLACWREVLGEQFWVASRDEAIDAGWFGPRVDERVRGRLGDVVAAARDDVLIIASEREPKESAMVGNHGSMTPAEQFVPLLEVRS
- a CDS encoding thymidine kinase; protein product: MPELVFFSGTMDCGKSTLALQIEHNRSARGLVGMILTRDDRAGEGKLSSRLGLVTDAVEVRDDQDLYVHLVDHLSQGGRADYVIADEAQFLAPGQVDQLARVVDELGLDVYAFGITTDFRTKLFPGSQRLVELADRVEVLQVEALCWCGARATHNARTIGGRMVVEGAQVVVGDVNQPEDVGYEVLCRRHHRRRMTAAASRAAALSPDVLPVSSG
- a CDS encoding VOC family protein; translated protein: MTEARGSSGPNGEQHAGHVPGTPCWVSLMVHGIAATQEFYGALFGWEFRPGPQQLGPYVRALLDGREVAGIGQLPPDRQLPVAWTPYLASDDVDLTAETVRLCGGTVGVGPLDAAEAGRLAIASDPAGAVFGVWQAARHLGADLAGVPGTPVWNELVTFETVSVVKFYETVFGYSREEAAPAGLDYVTLQVAGRPVAGLHGVGGALPRERGPHWMTYFETADLDASVARVRELGGRVLTPAADSAHGRVALVADPDGARFSLMESPR
- a CDS encoding sulfurtransferase, with the translated sequence MNAILSATELAALLAGPNPPVLLDVRWQLSGAKAAGEPPFDGRAAYAEGHLPGAVYVDLDTELASAPGAAGRHPLPDLDVFGAAMRRAGVAVRRPVVVYDGGQGWAAARAWWLLRWTGHQDVRVLDGGLPAWQGARETSTPAPAEGDFRPVPGPEGLLDADAAASLARSGVLFDARAGERYRGDVEPIDRVGGHIPGAVSAPTADNVDPDGRFRPARELADQFKALGATDGTPVGVYCGSGVSGAHEVLALAVAGIPAALYVGSWSEWSADPDRPVATGPDPQ